One Lysinibacillus fusiformis genomic window carries:
- a CDS encoding glycosyl hydrolase family 18 protein, translating into MALLIITACSNSKEIPVEAKEELKNKNKLQLSIWLPEWQKNSAIEDTKNSKQGLENIRVFGAYFNSNDQLLLTNNAIEMLNQTQKQFNKTHHVILTLINDYVTENAPSIQKDSTLLHRLLQDKASRQKHIDNIMHIIDLYQVNGIEIDYEKVTKEDLPNYVLFLEELYQQLSKKEVSLHVVLEPRFPFETKLPDGPNYTVMAYNVHGYHSGPGAKATFSFLDDLMKKIQKSNQNLAIAFATGGFEWVAQGKTIALTEIEAEQLLVKAKAVKQRDAASSAAYFSFLDEKNIKHEIWYADKETLEKWTTYVQKKRYNEIVLWRAGGLSTQTLKWIAEQQPNNPEKLVK; encoded by the coding sequence ATGGCTCTACTAATTATTACAGCATGTAGTAATAGCAAAGAAATTCCAGTGGAAGCTAAAGAAGAGTTGAAAAACAAAAACAAACTCCAATTATCAATATGGTTACCGGAGTGGCAAAAGAATTCGGCAATCGAGGATACTAAGAATTCAAAACAGGGCTTAGAAAATATTCGTGTTTTCGGTGCTTATTTTAATAGCAACGATCAATTATTATTAACGAATAATGCTATTGAAATGTTGAATCAGACGCAGAAACAGTTTAATAAAACACATCATGTTATTTTAACGTTAATCAATGACTATGTTACAGAAAATGCACCTTCCATACAGAAGGATAGCACATTACTGCATAGATTGTTGCAAGATAAAGCATCAAGGCAGAAACACATCGATAATATCATGCACATAATTGACCTTTACCAAGTGAATGGCATTGAGATTGATTATGAAAAAGTAACAAAAGAGGATCTTCCCAACTATGTACTTTTTTTAGAGGAGCTCTATCAACAGTTATCGAAAAAGGAGGTATCCTTGCATGTTGTATTAGAACCGCGCTTTCCATTTGAAACAAAGTTGCCAGATGGACCTAATTACACAGTGATGGCATATAATGTTCATGGATACCATAGTGGTCCTGGAGCAAAGGCAACTTTTTCTTTTTTAGATGATTTGATGAAGAAAATTCAGAAGTCCAATCAAAACTTAGCAATTGCATTTGCAACGGGTGGCTTCGAATGGGTAGCACAAGGAAAAACGATTGCCTTGACTGAAATAGAGGCCGAACAATTATTAGTCAAAGCGAAGGCAGTCAAACAACGTGATGCAGCTAGTAGTGCTGCGTATTTTAGTTTCTTGGATGAAAAAAATATCAAGCATGAGATTTGGTATGCAGACAAAGAAACACTTGAAAAATGGACCACCTATGTGCAAAAGAAGCGTTATAATGAAATTGTCTTATGGCGCGCAGGCGGTTTGAGTACACAAACACTTAAATGGATTGCTGAACAGCAGCCAAATAATCCGGAAAAACTAGTAAAGTGA
- a CDS encoding polysaccharide deacetylase family protein, with translation MSKKSVVLNPNKKNRRKKIRSIVQLFIVIFLAIILIRVIFLTEKKVEETVSLNNDEGFVALSYFGVSRNDSPKYVSKRNLEKQLELLASQGYKTISQQDILDFYSKGKPLPEKALFLSFEDGRTDSSIFAQNIMEELNYRATMFTYANKMDTRDNKFLKPKDLLLMQKSGYWELGTNGYRLTYINIFNDKGQSLGVIDENNVPNKTTIEYYNHYLMDFIRNQYMIPSETRKEMETRIAKDYKLMHEVYNEELGEVPKAYAIMHANALYNNMDPLVESVNDKQIRDKFSMNFNLELDAFNDADADVYNLSRLQVSPYWSTNHLMMKIRQASKKNVSYDIGDHQLAKNWSVIHGATEFKNNEIIVTSEPSSEGRIILQENLPEKYKMSFAFNGNVVGQQSVYLNYDEKNNSYMRIALVDNEIVISEKLPGAKVVEKERFQLDEIKWNEEEYAFNKATVYSYQDTQKGSRIDEEEYPRNLTQKRVFNITVNQDKISINVDKVLSKTIQIDSEIQGSKIAFGALFSKKDTTHEQYADNIYDTFIEDIMITDDNDNTLFTNQYTNFDKVKYKATTWFNNVVDFFIETF, from the coding sequence ATGAGTAAAAAAAGTGTTGTTTTAAATCCAAATAAGAAAAATCGTCGAAAAAAAATCCGCTCCATTGTTCAATTATTTATCGTCATTTTTTTAGCGATTATTTTAATAAGGGTCATCTTCTTAACTGAAAAAAAGGTAGAAGAGACTGTGTCATTAAACAATGATGAAGGATTCGTTGCGTTATCTTATTTTGGTGTGAGTAGAAATGACTCGCCGAAATATGTATCAAAAAGGAATTTAGAAAAACAATTAGAACTACTGGCCTCTCAAGGCTATAAAACCATTTCCCAACAAGATATTTTGGATTTTTATTCAAAAGGAAAGCCATTGCCAGAAAAAGCGTTATTTTTATCTTTTGAGGATGGTCGAACAGATTCCAGTATATTTGCACAGAACATAATGGAAGAACTCAATTATAGAGCCACTATGTTTACCTATGCGAATAAAATGGATACACGTGATAATAAATTTTTAAAGCCAAAAGATTTGTTACTCATGCAAAAAAGTGGTTATTGGGAACTGGGTACGAATGGCTACCGACTGACCTATATCAACATCTTTAACGATAAAGGGCAATCTCTTGGGGTTATTGATGAAAATAATGTACCTAATAAAACAACAATAGAATACTATAATCACTATTTAATGGACTTTATTCGTAATCAGTACATGATTCCGAGTGAAACGCGTAAAGAAATGGAAACGCGCATTGCGAAAGACTATAAGCTTATGCACGAGGTATATAATGAAGAATTAGGTGAAGTACCGAAAGCTTATGCAATCATGCATGCAAATGCGCTCTATAATAATATGGATCCACTAGTAGAAAGCGTAAACGATAAACAAATTAGAGATAAGTTTAGTATGAATTTTAATTTAGAATTGGATGCCTTTAATGATGCGGATGCAGATGTTTACAATTTGTCTCGCTTACAAGTATCTCCGTATTGGTCGACGAATCATTTGATGATGAAAATACGTCAAGCAAGCAAAAAGAATGTATCTTATGACATAGGAGATCATCAATTAGCAAAAAATTGGTCAGTGATACATGGTGCAACGGAATTTAAAAATAATGAAATTATCGTAACCTCGGAGCCATCCAGTGAAGGTCGAATTATATTACAAGAAAATCTTCCTGAAAAATATAAAATGAGCTTCGCATTTAATGGAAATGTTGTAGGCCAACAATCGGTCTATTTAAATTACGATGAAAAAAATAATAGTTATATGCGTATAGCTTTGGTAGACAATGAAATTGTTATTTCTGAAAAGTTGCCAGGCGCAAAAGTTGTTGAGAAGGAACGTTTCCAATTAGATGAGATAAAATGGAATGAAGAAGAATATGCATTTAATAAAGCTACAGTTTATTCTTATCAAGATACGCAAAAAGGCTCTAGGATTGATGAGGAAGAGTATCCAAGAAACCTAACTCAAAAAAGAGTATTTAACATTACAGTAAATCAAGATAAAATAAGTATAAATGTAGATAAGGTATTATCGAAAACCATTCAAATAGATTCAGAAATCCAAGGTTCAAAAATTGCCTTCGGTGCATTGTTCAGTAAAAAAGATACTACACATGAACAATATGCTGATAATATTTATGACACATTCATTGAGGATATTATGATTACGGATGACAACGATAATACACTTTTTACAAACCAATATACGAATTTCGATAAAGTAAAGTATAAAGCGACGACTTGGTTTAATAATGTTGTAGACTTCTTTATTGAAACCTTCTAA
- a CDS encoding glycosyltransferase family 2 protein — protein sequence MKKIKEILTIPRSDRRILSNIPDPENVRSLVNRRGASYQKEEIDPTDVNEFYRLQLLSLRYVTKFEVKFKRARQKAKIIDKHYSEDISVTGILVYSDKSNDLLKDEIITMNFTIPDGAMPEGYESKVKLKAKVVREFTKEVDGEARYYYACEFLQPLNEYMTKKRWGLSIFVSSIFLLGVSLIVMLMRAESVIYFRFNKFLYLYSIIAATFLLSRYFFGILYKNVPINPKFEPGVSIIIPVFNEEEWIHRTILSCINQYYPVDKLEVIVVDDYSTDRTEEKSNEMIALIHSEGKRFKTLDRLKFHKLPQNGGKREALVAGVHIAQHDLVVFVDSDSFLEPNAIRNIVQPFQDPKMGGVAGRTEVENKFTNALTKLQTVRYYIAFRIMKAAESWFDTVTCLSGPLACYRKDLILKNETAWLNQKFLGQPATFGDDRSMTNYILKTHRTGYQDNAVCSTIVPSDTKVFLSQQMRWKRSWLRESLRAFLFMWKKEPFMFLFFIIGLIVPIAAPIVVVYNLIYVPIMHGVFPTTFLIGLLLMAMLMSLAHLYFRKSKLWAFGFIFVLFYEFILLWQMPVAWVTFWKSTWGTRETPQDVLAKEKKLEKQKLRKSRFSFRKNRKMGERE from the coding sequence ATGAAAAAGATAAAAGAGATTTTAACGATACCACGCTCTGATCGACGTATTTTATCGAATATCCCTGACCCGGAAAATGTAAGAAGTCTTGTTAATAGAAGAGGGGCTTCATATCAAAAAGAAGAAATTGATCCAACAGATGTAAATGAATTTTATCGTTTACAGTTATTAAGTTTACGTTATGTGACTAAATTTGAAGTTAAATTTAAAAGAGCACGACAAAAAGCAAAAATTATTGATAAACACTATTCAGAGGACATTTCCGTAACTGGAATACTGGTCTATTCTGATAAGTCTAATGACCTATTAAAAGATGAAATTATCACGATGAACTTTACAATTCCTGATGGAGCAATGCCAGAAGGTTATGAATCCAAAGTAAAATTAAAAGCTAAAGTCGTTCGTGAGTTTACAAAAGAAGTGGATGGGGAAGCTCGCTACTACTATGCTTGTGAATTTTTACAACCTTTAAATGAATATATGACAAAGAAACGTTGGGGTCTTTCAATCTTTGTATCAAGTATATTTCTATTAGGGGTCTCACTTATCGTTATGTTAATGAGAGCAGAGAGCGTCATCTATTTCCGATTTAATAAATTCCTCTATCTATATAGTATTATTGCTGCAACATTTTTACTGAGTAGATATTTCTTTGGTATTTTATATAAAAATGTACCGATAAATCCAAAATTCGAACCAGGAGTATCCATTATTATTCCCGTATTTAATGAAGAGGAATGGATTCATAGAACGATATTAAGCTGCATCAATCAATATTATCCAGTAGACAAATTAGAGGTTATTGTTGTAGATGATTACTCTACTGATAGAACTGAGGAAAAATCAAATGAAATGATAGCGTTAATTCACAGTGAAGGAAAACGTTTCAAAACTTTGGATCGCTTGAAGTTTCATAAATTACCTCAAAATGGTGGGAAACGAGAAGCTTTAGTTGCGGGTGTCCATATCGCTCAGCATGATTTAGTTGTGTTTGTAGATTCTGATAGTTTTTTAGAGCCTAATGCCATAAGAAATATCGTACAGCCCTTCCAGGATCCTAAAATGGGTGGCGTTGCTGGAAGAACAGAAGTAGAAAATAAATTTACAAATGCACTAACAAAATTACAAACAGTACGTTACTATATTGCATTTCGTATTATGAAAGCTGCAGAGTCTTGGTTTGATACTGTAACATGCTTATCAGGCCCATTAGCATGTTATCGAAAAGATCTTATATTAAAAAATGAAACCGCTTGGTTGAATCAAAAGTTTCTTGGGCAACCAGCTACCTTTGGTGACGATCGAAGTATGACAAATTATATTTTAAAAACACATCGTACGGGATATCAAGATAATGCTGTATGTTCTACAATTGTTCCATCGGACACTAAAGTCTTTTTGTCACAACAAATGCGTTGGAAAAGATCATGGTTACGAGAATCATTAAGGGCATTTTTATTTATGTGGAAGAAAGAGCCCTTCATGTTCCTATTCTTTATTATTGGTTTAATTGTACCGATAGCTGCCCCGATAGTCGTTGTTTATAATTTGATATATGTACCAATTATGCATGGTGTATTTCCTACTACGTTCTTAATAGGTTTACTTTTGATGGCCATGTTAATGAGTTTGGCGCATCTTTACTTTAGAAAAAGTAAATTGTGGGCGTTTGGCTTTATTTTCGTGCTATTCTATGAATTTATCTTATTATGGCAAATGCCTGTTGCTTGGGTTACGTTTTGGAAATCAACATGGGGAACGAGAGAAACACCACAAGATGTATTAGCGAAGGAAAAGAAATTGGAGAAACAGAAGCTAAGAAAATCCCGATTTTCGTTTAGAAAAAATAGAAAAATGGGTGAGAGGGAATGA
- a CDS encoding polysaccharide deacetylase family protein, producing the protein MRRLKISSLLVAFFLAGCQSTTPVDPIQPIDSSIEIKEHDGTMSDVISHAGIISPEVALTFNGLADNETMQRLLNVLDQFDMKATFFLEGMRVAQEPVLVKDILARGHEIENGTLTFPDMKDLDYEETFKEIFLANQVFEEQLGYTPHYVRSRSGDATDNMRLATEALNMKGVVESSINPSDRNMQSAQEIIDYIGRFLNSGSVIHLNTYINPAIVDVIPLLAQLTDEKGYTMTTLTKMMEKQYQVKSLEEIDGYDAIQLNPDYENVKPNIFYRKNTSKKEIALTFDDWASEERIKEVLDVLGKFNIKSTFFLIGKGVEKNPQLARLILEQGHEVASHSYNHVDVTTMTPEDLQEDVMKAHRALTHALQESPLLYFRPTQGVIDDKSAKTIAATGVKSIAMYDIASFDWNLDYTAQDIYNRVISKAAPGKVVVMHILDGTKTVEALPLIIEQLQSEGYSFTKMSTWIEEDSNEKVN; encoded by the coding sequence ATGAGAAGACTAAAAATTAGTAGTTTGCTAGTTGCCTTTTTCTTAGCAGGATGCCAATCAACTACACCAGTTGATCCGATCCAACCAATCGACTCATCGATTGAGATAAAAGAGCATGATGGTACAATGAGCGATGTTATTAGCCATGCTGGCATTATTAGTCCTGAAGTTGCTTTAACCTTTAATGGGTTGGCCGACAATGAAACAATGCAACGTTTATTAAATGTATTGGATCAATTCGACATGAAGGCAACATTTTTTCTAGAAGGAATGCGCGTGGCGCAAGAACCTGTCCTAGTTAAAGACATATTGGCTAGAGGTCATGAAATTGAAAATGGGACCTTAACTTTTCCAGATATGAAAGATTTGGATTATGAAGAAACGTTCAAAGAAATATTTTTAGCTAACCAGGTTTTTGAAGAACAATTAGGGTATACGCCTCATTATGTTCGAAGCCGATCAGGAGACGCTACTGACAATATGCGTTTAGCTACTGAGGCTCTGAATATGAAGGGAGTTGTGGAGTCTTCCATTAATCCTAGTGATCGCAATATGCAAAGTGCTCAGGAAATTATCGATTATATTGGACGCTTTCTAAACAGTGGATCTGTCATTCATTTAAATACGTATATTAACCCAGCGATTGTTGATGTGATACCGTTATTAGCACAATTAACTGATGAAAAAGGTTATACAATGACAACGTTAACGAAGATGATGGAAAAGCAATACCAAGTAAAATCCTTAGAAGAAATTGACGGTTATGATGCTATTCAATTAAATCCAGATTATGAAAATGTAAAACCAAATATATTTTATCGGAAAAATACATCCAAAAAAGAAATTGCTTTGACTTTTGATGATTGGGCTAGTGAGGAAAGAATCAAAGAAGTTTTAGATGTATTAGGAAAATTTAATATTAAATCTACGTTCTTTTTAATTGGGAAGGGTGTGGAAAAAAATCCTCAGTTAGCACGATTAATTTTAGAACAAGGACATGAAGTAGCAAGCCATTCATATAATCACGTAGATGTGACCACCATGACTCCTGAAGATTTACAAGAAGATGTTATGAAGGCTCATAGAGCACTAACCCATGCTTTACAAGAATCACCGTTGCTCTATTTTAGGCCAACACAAGGTGTTATTGATGATAAATCCGCTAAAACCATTGCGGCTACTGGTGTAAAGTCCATTGCGATGTACGATATTGCATCATTTGATTGGAACTTAGATTATACGGCTCAAGATATTTATAATCGCGTGATAAGTAAAGCTGCTCCAGGAAAGGTAGTTGTTATGCATATTTTAGATGGTACAAAGACGGTGGAAGCACTACCGTTAATAATTGAGCAATTACAAAGTGAAGGCTATAGTTTTACAAAAATGTCGACTTGGATTGAAGAAGATTCAAATGAGAAAGTGAATTGA
- a CDS encoding nucleotide sugar dehydrogenase, whose translation MGSKIESPIVTLSEQIKTRKAKIGVIGLGYVGLPLALEIVNKGFQVIGFDKNDEKIDLLKNGQSYIADMLETNIQEAIHKERFEPTDNFAKLAEVNVIIICVPTPTAEDGTPNITYIVDAAHAIEQNMSADTLIILESTTYPGTTEDVVRPILEKREAVIGQDIFLAYSPERVDPGNRNFTVTNTPKVVGGISKSCVEVARIFYETVINTNVYAVKSPKVAEMEKLLENTFRQINIALVNELSQLCYKMDIDVWEVIDAASTKPYGFMPFTPGPGVGGHCIPVDPKYLLWAGQQHGITATLIETADKINESMPNFVVERLAHYLITQGKDLHEAEIVVIGVSYKPNINDFRESPALDVINILRENHCNLKIVDPFLESVTTDECTMHTVLLTKELILRADAVLILTNHSNINYSLIDEHAALIFDTRNTHYLFKNQNYYKL comes from the coding sequence ATGGGGTCTAAAATAGAATCACCGATAGTAACTCTATCAGAACAAATTAAAACAAGAAAAGCGAAGATTGGAGTTATTGGTCTTGGCTATGTGGGATTACCGCTTGCACTAGAAATTGTGAATAAGGGATTTCAAGTAATCGGCTTTGATAAAAATGATGAAAAAATAGACCTATTAAAAAATGGTCAAAGCTATATAGCCGATATGCTTGAGACAAACATTCAAGAAGCTATCCATAAAGAGCGATTTGAGCCTACAGATAATTTCGCTAAGCTTGCAGAAGTAAATGTCATCATTATTTGTGTCCCAACACCGACAGCAGAAGATGGGACACCTAACATCACGTACATTGTAGATGCAGCTCATGCAATCGAACAAAATATGTCTGCTGATACGCTGATTATACTTGAAAGTACAACTTACCCGGGGACAACAGAGGATGTTGTACGCCCTATTTTAGAAAAGCGGGAAGCTGTTATTGGACAAGATATATTTTTAGCGTATTCGCCAGAGCGCGTTGATCCAGGAAATCGAAATTTCACTGTCACGAATACACCAAAAGTAGTAGGTGGAATTTCTAAATCATGTGTAGAGGTTGCTAGGATTTTCTATGAAACAGTGATTAATACGAATGTTTATGCTGTAAAAAGCCCAAAGGTTGCTGAAATGGAAAAATTGCTAGAAAATACGTTCCGTCAAATAAATATTGCTCTTGTCAATGAATTGAGTCAGCTCTGCTATAAAATGGACATCGACGTTTGGGAAGTTATAGATGCAGCTTCAACTAAGCCATATGGTTTTATGCCATTTACGCCTGGTCCTGGGGTAGGCGGACATTGTATACCAGTGGATCCGAAGTATTTATTATGGGCTGGTCAACAGCATGGAATCACGGCAACCTTAATTGAAACAGCAGATAAAATTAATGAGTCGATGCCTAATTTCGTTGTAGAAAGATTAGCACATTATTTAATCACCCAAGGTAAAGATTTACATGAAGCTGAAATTGTCGTTATTGGGGTATCGTATAAACCGAACATTAATGATTTCCGAGAATCACCAGCGTTAGATGTTATTAACATACTTAGAGAAAATCATTGCAACTTAAAAATTGTTGATCCATTTTTAGAATCAGTCACTACAGATGAGTGTACGATGCACACTGTTTTACTAACAAAAGAATTAATATTACGTGCTGATGCAGTGTTGATATTAACAAATCATTCAAATATCAATTACTCGTTGATTGATGAACATGCGGCTTTAATTTTTGATACACGTAACACCCATTATTTATTTAAAAACCAAAATTATTACAAATTATAA
- a CDS encoding IS3 family transposase, which translates to MKYRRKIRPLRGEDEIVRSRKRIFKKARSTRMAADKEEIKISTTQKFELIHQIIEKYQLKRMVRYLCEMANVSRSGYYRYFREEAVLTRQKQNEEDEVVKEVILKAFHFRGRKKGARQIKMTLENQYEITYNLKRIRRIMKKFNIICPIRKANPARRMAKATKEHRICPNNLHRNFKQGVAGKVLLTDITYLTYGGGKRAYLSTIKDAETNEILAYEISSTLSIEIALNTLHKLKKHRHLREDAFIHSDQGFHYTNPKFRALVKKIGLGQSMSRRGNCWDNAPQESFFGHFKDETTIRACETLEEVKKEIKSYMIYYNHYRGQWNLKKLPPAKYRQQLQEVA; encoded by the coding sequence ATTAAGTATAGAAGAAAAATACGCCCGCTTAGAGGCGAAGATGAAATTGTTAGAAGCAGAAAACGAATTTTTAAAAAAGCTAGATCAACTCGAATGGCAGCTGATAAGGAAGAAATCAAAATAAGTACTACACAAAAATTTGAGTTAATCCATCAAATTATTGAAAAATATCAATTAAAACGAATGGTACGATATCTTTGTGAAATGGCAAATGTTTCACGCTCAGGCTACTATCGCTATTTTAGAGAAGAAGCTGTCTTGACTCGTCAAAAACAGAATGAAGAAGATGAAGTGGTGAAAGAAGTCATTTTAAAGGCCTTCCATTTCCGAGGACGAAAGAAAGGCGCACGTCAAATAAAAATGACACTAGAAAACCAATATGAAATTACGTACAACCTTAAGCGTATCCGTCGCATTATGAAGAAATTTAATATCATCTGCCCCATTCGAAAAGCGAATCCAGCACGTCGTATGGCAAAAGCAACGAAGGAACATCGTATATGCCCTAACAATTTACACCGCAACTTCAAACAAGGTGTGGCAGGAAAAGTATTACTAACCGACATCACATATTTAACATATGGAGGCGGTAAACGTGCTTATTTATCAACGATAAAAGACGCCGAAACAAATGAAATTTTAGCTTATGAAATATCTTCTACATTGAGTATAGAAATTGCGCTCAATACGTTACATAAATTGAAGAAACATCGCCATTTAAGGGAAGATGCCTTTATCCATTCGGATCAAGGTTTCCACTATACGAATCCAAAATTTCGAGCCTTAGTGAAGAAAATTGGCTTAGGACAGTCCATGTCACGTCGAGGAAACTGTTGGGATAATGCGCCACAAGAATCATTCTTTGGGCATTTTAAAGATGAAACAACTATTAGAGCATGTGAAACTTTAGAGGAAGTAAAGAAAGAAATTAAGAGTTATATGATTTACTACAATCATTATCGAGGGCAATGGAATTTAAAAAAGCTGCCGCCTGCAAAATACAGACAGCAGCTTCAAGAAGTTGCCTAA
- a CDS encoding MetQ/NlpA family ABC transporter substrate-binding protein, with the protein MKKFLAGLFLSVLVLALAACGADKKDDAGSTTGDKADSKENVTLTVGASNTPHAVILEKAKPILAEQGIDLKIETYTDYVLPNQDLESKTLDANYFQHIPYLDLQIKDNGYDFVNAGGVHIEPIGIYSKKYKTLEDLPEGATILLSNSVSDHGRMLSLLEAKGLIKLKDGIDKTAAEIKDIAENPKNFKFDANTAPEMLVQMFENEEGDAVLINSNFAIDNGLNPLEDAISLEDKESPYVNIIAVRAGDETKQEIKKLLEVLTSKEIQDFILEEWKGSVVPVK; encoded by the coding sequence ATGAAGAAGTTTTTAGCAGGTTTATTCTTATCAGTACTTGTACTAGCTCTAGCAGCTTGTGGCGCTGATAAAAAAGATGACGCAGGTTCAACAACTGGAGATAAAGCAGATAGTAAAGAAAACGTAACATTAACAGTAGGTGCATCTAATACACCACACGCGGTTATCCTTGAAAAAGCAAAACCAATTTTAGCAGAACAAGGTATCGATCTTAAAATTGAAACGTATACAGATTATGTACTACCAAACCAAGATTTAGAATCTAAAACTCTTGATGCAAATTACTTTCAACATATTCCTTACTTAGATTTACAAATCAAAGATAATGGCTATGATTTCGTCAATGCTGGTGGAGTCCACATCGAACCAATCGGAATCTACTCTAAAAAATACAAGACTCTTGAGGATCTTCCAGAAGGTGCAACAATCTTACTTTCTAACTCTGTTTCAGACCACGGTCGTATGCTTTCATTATTAGAAGCTAAAGGCTTAATTAAATTAAAAGATGGTATCGATAAAACAGCAGCTGAAATCAAAGACATCGCAGAAAATCCTAAAAACTTTAAATTCGATGCAAATACTGCACCAGAAATGCTTGTACAAATGTTTGAAAATGAAGAAGGAGATGCAGTTCTTATCAACTCTAACTTCGCAATTGATAACGGTTTAAACCCATTGGAAGATGCTATCTCTCTTGAAGATAAAGAGTCACCATATGTAAACATTATCGCTGTACGTGCTGGCGATGAAACAAAACAAGAAATTAAAAAATTATTAGAAGTATTAACATCTAAAGAAATCCAAGACTTCATCCTTGAAGAATGGAAAGGTTCAGTTGTACCAGTTAAATAA
- a CDS encoding methionine ABC transporter permease: MLTSLFPNVDWEKMWDATYETLYMTSISTIVTFILGLAIGIILFLTSPNQLWANKIVNFLTGSVVNIFRSIPFIVLIILLIPFTKFLLGTIRGADAALPALIIGAAPFYARMVLIALREIDRGVIEAARSMGAKTSTIIWKVLIPESLPALISGVTVTAVALVGYTAMAGIIGAGGLGNLAFLDGFQRNRQDVTLMATILILVVVFIIQWIGDMITVKTDKR, translated from the coding sequence ATGCTAACTAGTCTCTTTCCGAATGTCGACTGGGAAAAAATGTGGGATGCCACATACGAAACACTGTATATGACTTCTATTTCAACGATTGTAACCTTTATTCTTGGGTTAGCCATCGGTATCATATTATTTCTAACGAGTCCTAACCAACTGTGGGCTAATAAAATCGTTAACTTTTTAACAGGCTCGGTCGTTAATATATTCCGCTCGATTCCGTTTATCGTGTTAATCATCTTATTAATTCCATTCACGAAATTTTTACTTGGGACAATCCGTGGGGCAGATGCAGCCTTACCTGCACTAATCATAGGTGCCGCACCATTCTATGCACGAATGGTATTAATAGCTTTACGTGAAATTGATAGAGGTGTCATTGAGGCGGCTCGTTCAATGGGAGCAAAAACCTCAACAATTATTTGGAAAGTTTTAATTCCAGAATCTTTGCCAGCACTTATTTCAGGTGTCACAGTCACTGCTGTTGCACTTGTTGGTTACACAGCCATGGCAGGTATTATTGGTGCAGGTGGCCTCGGGAATTTAGCATTTTTAGACGGCTTCCAACGCAATCGTCAAGATGTAACTCTAATGGCAACGATTTTGATTTTAGTAGTTGTTTTCATCATTCAATGGATTGGCGACATGATTACAGTCAAAACAGACAAACGTTAA